From Desulfurispira natronophila, a single genomic window includes:
- a CDS encoding 4-hydroxy-3-methylbut-2-enyl diphosphate reductase produces MRIIRGKYGGFCFGVKRAINMAFERSESDKNSTISTLGPIIHNPQVVKDLEEHGVQQVNSLDELETSQPQTVIIRSHGVGPQAYREAEQQKVEIVDATCPYVKRIHVIVTDLVEQGYQVVIVGEPDHPEVRAIRAYADEKAVVVEIPDDLEQVDLSRKIGVVAQTTQSQDRLQSIVWSLLEKRNSEVRIFNTICDATDVRQKEAVELAQQSDAIIVIGGRKSGNTTRLAKICSRIQPQTFHIETAAEIDPAWLQGKSAVGVTAGASTPNYLIEEVVNVLETLAQHSGSTEKKI; encoded by the coding sequence ATGCGTATAATTCGCGGTAAGTACGGTGGGTTTTGCTTCGGAGTAAAGCGGGCCATTAATATGGCCTTTGAGCGTTCGGAGTCAGACAAGAATAGTACTATTTCTACCCTGGGCCCCATCATCCACAATCCTCAGGTCGTGAAGGATCTTGAGGAGCATGGGGTTCAGCAGGTGAACAGTTTGGACGAGCTGGAGACAAGTCAACCCCAAACCGTGATCATTCGCTCCCACGGAGTGGGCCCCCAAGCCTACCGTGAAGCGGAGCAGCAGAAAGTTGAAATCGTGGACGCCACCTGCCCCTACGTCAAGCGTATTCACGTGATTGTCACCGATTTGGTTGAGCAGGGCTATCAGGTCGTTATAGTAGGAGAACCAGATCACCCCGAGGTAAGAGCTATTCGTGCCTACGCCGATGAGAAAGCGGTTGTGGTGGAAATTCCTGACGACCTGGAGCAAGTGGACCTAAGTCGTAAAATCGGCGTGGTGGCACAGACTACGCAATCACAGGACCGGCTGCAGAGCATTGTTTGGTCATTGCTGGAGAAGCGCAACAGCGAAGTGCGAATTTTCAACACCATTTGCGACGCTACTGATGTAAGACAGAAAGAGGCGGTTGAGCTGGCTCAGCAGTCTGATGCAATCATTGTTATTGGCGGACGAAAATCTGGCAACACGACGCGGCTGGCCAAGATATGCTCACGAATTCAGCCCCAGACCTTTCACATAGAAACGGCTGCAGAGATCGATCCAGCCTGGCTGCAGGGCAAGTCCGCCGTAGGAGTTACTGCCGGTGCCAGCACTCCTAACTATCTGATTGAAGAGGTGGTGAATGTTCTTGAGACCTTGGCGCAGCATTCTGGATCAACAGAAAAGAAAATATAA
- a CDS encoding 30S ribosomal protein S1, whose product MMENDYRYQDEGSEDFAALLEEDMRQREESGRIVQATVVQKNDTEILLDINEKVEGVVQRSEFTDDEFERLQIGDTFEVFNTGRREDNGFIRASKQKADQRRGWDDIVAGHEAGEVFQGTIIDTVNRGFTVDINGVRAFLPLSQVDLRQVRDNSEEMRSYIGLTDTFKVINLSPKRHNVVVSRRAWLEEQKEKDKQVLVEKLAKNSILPGVVKNITEYGVFVDLGGLDGLLHITDISWGRVSHPSAVFSEGQEIEVMVLDYNPDTERVSLGYKQKTEDPWDKITERYVGGDVVKGRVVSFVDYGAFVEIEPGIEGLIHISEMSWTSRVRSPSQMLKIDDEVEVRILDIDSGNRRLSLSLRAVRPNPWDVVGEKYPVGSIVKGKIKNITEFGAFLGLDEGVDGLIHISDMSWSRSNHPSEIIKVGDEVEAKVLAFDRERERLSLGLKQLEENPWDLVEQRYPIDSLVRGAVVNLTDFGAFVKLDDGVEGLLHVSEISHDRIERPSDVLSIGQEIEAKVIKMNKEDRRIGLSMKDMEGLAEFQEHQEAQQESTDSTDEGDSQPE is encoded by the coding sequence ATGATGGAAAACGATTACAGGTATCAAGATGAAGGTTCCGAAGACTTTGCTGCGCTGCTGGAAGAGGATATGCGCCAGCGCGAGGAGTCAGGTCGCATAGTACAAGCAACGGTTGTACAAAAAAACGACACGGAAATACTCCTGGATATCAATGAAAAAGTTGAAGGTGTCGTTCAGCGCAGCGAATTTACCGATGACGAATTTGAACGTCTGCAGATAGGGGATACTTTCGAGGTATTCAATACCGGACGACGTGAAGACAATGGTTTTATTCGCGCCAGCAAGCAAAAAGCTGACCAGCGTCGCGGCTGGGATGATATAGTTGCCGGCCACGAAGCTGGTGAAGTTTTTCAGGGAACTATTATTGATACGGTTAACCGCGGTTTCACCGTAGATATAAATGGCGTACGCGCCTTTTTGCCACTTTCTCAAGTGGACCTTCGCCAGGTGCGTGATAACAGCGAGGAAATGCGCTCATACATAGGTTTGACCGACACCTTCAAGGTTATCAACCTCTCTCCCAAGCGCCACAATGTCGTGGTATCCCGTCGTGCATGGCTGGAGGAGCAGAAGGAAAAGGACAAGCAAGTGCTGGTGGAAAAGCTGGCTAAAAACTCCATACTCCCCGGCGTCGTAAAAAATATTACCGAGTACGGGGTCTTTGTTGACCTTGGTGGCCTGGATGGCCTGCTGCATATCACTGACATTTCCTGGGGACGGGTCTCACATCCCTCCGCTGTCTTTAGCGAAGGACAGGAAATTGAGGTAATGGTACTCGACTACAACCCCGACACCGAGCGGGTTTCCCTTGGCTACAAACAAAAAACCGAAGATCCTTGGGACAAGATCACAGAGCGCTACGTTGGTGGCGATGTGGTCAAGGGTCGTGTCGTCAGTTTTGTCGACTACGGAGCCTTTGTTGAGATTGAGCCTGGCATTGAAGGCCTGATCCATATTAGTGAAATGAGCTGGACCAGCAGGGTTCGCTCTCCTTCCCAGATGCTCAAAATTGACGATGAGGTAGAAGTTCGCATTCTTGACATCGACTCCGGTAATCGACGCCTTTCTCTCAGCCTGCGGGCCGTTCGTCCCAACCCTTGGGATGTAGTAGGAGAAAAGTACCCCGTTGGCAGCATCGTCAAGGGCAAGATCAAAAATATTACGGAATTTGGTGCTTTCCTGGGACTGGATGAGGGGGTTGACGGCCTTATCCACATCTCCGATATGTCATGGTCCCGCAGCAACCACCCCAGCGAGATCATCAAAGTCGGCGATGAAGTGGAAGCCAAGGTACTGGCCTTTGATCGAGAGCGTGAGCGCCTGAGCCTGGGATTGAAGCAACTGGAGGAAAACCCATGGGACTTGGTGGAGCAACGTTATCCGATTGACAGCTTGGTACGTGGAGCGGTAGTGAATCTCACTGACTTCGGTGCCTTTGTCAAGCTGGATGACGGAGTGGAAGGGTTGCTACACGTCTCTGAAATCTCACACGATCGCATTGAACGACCTTCAGACGTTCTCTCCATTGGTCAGGAAATCGAAGCCAAAGTGATCAAAATGAATAAAGAAGATCGCCGCATCGGTCTGAGCATGAAGGATATGGAGGGATTGGCCGAATTCCAGGAGCACCAGGAAGCTCAGCAAGAGTCCACGGACTCAACAGACGAAGGCGACTCACAACCAGAATAA
- the cmk gene encoding (d)CMP kinase: MSLLRIALDGPGGSGKSTMGKLLAKKYNFTYVDTGAMYRSVALYMDRHDIPLDGASIDVERIMEQVHLRFAWSGDNQRVFLNEEDVSDAIRTSRNSLLTSRVATLPAVRQALVQLQQKMARLRSVVMDGRDIASVVIPDAELKFYLDASAEVRAQRRLEEMEQNGVAAQFEDVLREIQQRDYEDTHRQHSPLVRVPEAIYIDTTSMDADSVFNILCQHVECYPQLPQQEV, from the coding sequence ATGAGTCTTTTGCGTATTGCCCTGGACGGCCCCGGCGGTTCAGGAAAGAGCACTATGGGGAAGCTCTTGGCCAAAAAATACAATTTCACCTATGTGGATACGGGTGCTATGTACCGCAGCGTTGCCCTTTACATGGATCGTCACGATATCCCCCTGGACGGAGCAAGCATCGATGTTGAACGTATAATGGAGCAGGTGCATCTGCGTTTTGCCTGGAGTGGTGACAACCAGCGGGTCTTTCTCAATGAAGAGGATGTCTCAGACGCTATTCGCACTTCCCGCAATTCGCTGCTGACTTCTCGAGTTGCCACCCTGCCAGCAGTGCGCCAGGCTTTGGTGCAGTTGCAACAAAAGATGGCCCGACTCCGCAGCGTGGTGATGGACGGACGGGACATTGCTTCAGTGGTTATCCCTGATGCTGAGCTAAAGTTCTATCTTGATGCTTCTGCTGAAGTACGCGCTCAGAGGCGATTGGAGGAGATGGAACAAAATGGGGTTGCCGCCCAATTCGAAGATGTGTTGCGAGAAATTCAACAGCGCGACTATGAAGATACTCACCGCCAGCATTCCCCCCTGGTGCGTGTTCCGGAGGCTATTTATATTGATACCACCTCCATGGATGCAGATTCTGTTTTCAATATACTTTGCCAGCACGTTGAGTGTTATCCTCAACTTCCCCAACAAGAGGTCTAG
- the aroA gene encoding 3-phosphoshikimate 1-carboxyvinyltransferase — MLNGSVDIAPDKSITHRAIMFSSLARGTSHIVNPLLGEDNISTCQAFEAMGVEITREERKLIINSPGFEQLQEASDVLDFGNSGTTTRLMLGILSGLPLFSIITGDRYLRQRPMLRVIEPLRRMGARIDARSGGKLLPAAVRGGALNGIDHRSQVASAQVKSAILLAGLFANGTTTVQEPELSRDHTERMLPFYGVKVQREDRWTSVQGGAQLHPVDMTVPGDISSAAFFLVAACVTPGSAVTICNVGVNPTRTGIIDVLQQMGAKLELRNQRTVCGEPVADIEVCHSSLSAVDIYGSTIPRLIDEIPALAVAMAFAEGKSTVKDGSELRVKETDRIATTLANLKALGVEYSEYEDGFAITGDPERKLPAGAVLDSYGDHRIGMSAWLFRLLQPTIEVEGMECVAVSFPGFQQKLQSLQSNGALS, encoded by the coding sequence ATGCTTAATGGATCAGTAGACATAGCCCCAGACAAGTCCATCACCCATCGGGCCATTATGTTTTCTTCCCTGGCAAGGGGCACCTCACACATTGTCAATCCTTTGCTGGGTGAGGACAATATCAGTACCTGCCAGGCTTTTGAGGCCATGGGTGTAGAAATTACCCGCGAGGAGAGAAAGCTTATCATTAACTCGCCGGGCTTCGAACAGCTGCAGGAGGCCAGCGATGTGCTTGATTTTGGCAACAGCGGAACGACAACCCGGCTGATGCTGGGTATACTCTCAGGCCTTCCGCTGTTTAGTATTATTACCGGTGATCGCTATTTGCGACAGCGTCCCATGCTCAGGGTTATTGAGCCACTGCGACGCATGGGAGCCAGAATTGATGCACGCTCCGGTGGTAAGTTGTTGCCCGCTGCGGTGCGGGGTGGAGCTTTGAACGGTATCGATCACCGCAGCCAGGTAGCTTCGGCACAGGTTAAGAGCGCTATTTTGCTCGCAGGCCTTTTTGCCAATGGCACCACCACGGTACAGGAGCCAGAGCTTTCCCGTGATCACACCGAACGCATGCTCCCCTTTTACGGTGTCAAAGTGCAGCGGGAAGATCGGTGGACGTCGGTGCAGGGAGGAGCACAGTTGCACCCGGTAGACATGACGGTTCCTGGAGACATCAGTTCCGCTGCCTTTTTCCTTGTAGCAGCCTGCGTTACTCCCGGCAGTGCCGTAACGATCTGTAATGTGGGAGTCAACCCTACCCGGACCGGAATTATAGACGTACTGCAACAGATGGGTGCCAAACTGGAGTTACGCAACCAGCGCACGGTATGCGGCGAGCCAGTAGCTGATATTGAAGTTTGCCACAGCTCCCTTAGTGCTGTCGATATTTACGGATCTACCATACCCCGGTTGATTGACGAAATTCCGGCTCTGGCCGTGGCGATGGCTTTTGCCGAAGGTAAGAGTACCGTTAAAGACGGCAGTGAGCTGCGTGTCAAGGAGACAGATCGTATAGCAACGACTCTGGCCAACCTGAAAGCTTTGGGCGTAGAGTATAGTGAATATGAGGACGGTTTTGCCATTACGGGAGATCCTGAGCGTAAGTTGCCTGCCGGCGCAGTACTGGACTCTTACGGGGATCATCGCATTGGCATGAGTGCTTGGCTCTTTCGCTTGCTGCAGCCAACAATTGAAGTAGAGGGCATGGAGTGTGTCGCTGTATCCTTCCCGGGTTTCCAACAAAAGCTGCAGAGTCTGCAAAGTAATGGTGCACTATCATGA